One part of the Solanum dulcamara chromosome 8, daSolDulc1.2, whole genome shotgun sequence genome encodes these proteins:
- the LOC129899312 gene encoding putrescine N-methyltransferase 1-like — translation MEVMMSNHNNGTSTTKIIHKNGSICNGNGNVNGNSHSHDNENKLVEFTNSIKPGWFSEFSTLWPGEAFSLKIEKLLFQGKSDYQDVMLFESVTYGKVLTLDGAIQHTENGGFPYTEMIVHLPLGSIPFPKKVLIIGGGIGFTLFEVSRYPTIEKIDIVEIDDVVVDVSRKFFPYLAAGFDDPRVSLIIGDGAAFVKAAQPGYYDAIIVDSSDPIGPAKDLFERPFFEAVAKALRPGGVVCTQAESIWLHMHLIKQIIANCRQVFKGSVNYAWTTVPTYPTGVIGYMLCSTEGPEVNFKNPVNSIDKHIKSKGPLKFYNSDIHKSAFILPSFARDLIES, via the exons ATGGAAGTCATGATGAGCAACCACAACAATGGCACCTCCACCACCAAAATTATTCACAAAAATGGCAGCATTTGCAATGGCAATGGTAATGTTAATGGCAACTCCCATTCCCATGACAATGAAAATAAGCTTGTAGAGTTCACTAACTCTATCAAGCCTGGTTGGTTTTCCGAGTTTAGCACACTTTGGCCAG GTGAAGCATTTTCACTTAAAATTGAAAAGTTACTATTCCAAGGAAAGTCTGATTATCAAGATGTCATGCTCTTTGAG TCAGTAACATATGGGAAGGTGTTAACACTGGATGGGGCAATTCAACACACAGAGAATGGTGGATTTCCCTACACTGAGATGATTGTTCATCTCCCACTTGGTTCCATTCCATTCCCCAAGAAG GTTTTAATCATCGGTGGAGGTATTGGTTTCACACTGTTTGAGGTCTCTCGTTACCCAACTATCGAAAAAATAGACATAGTTGAGATCGATGACGTGGTCGTAGAT GTATCTAGAAAGTTTTTCCCATACCTAGCAGCAGGGTTTGATGATCCCAGAGTATCCCTTATTATTGGCGATG GAGCTGCATTTGTGAAAGCTGCTCAACCTGGATACTATGATGCCATTATTGTCGACTCTTCTGATCCTATTG GTCCAGCAAAAGACTTGTTTGAAAGGCCATTCTTTGAGGCAGTAGCTAAAGCCCTAAGGCCAGGAGGAGTAGTGTGCACACAAGCAGAAAGCATTTGGCTTCACATGCATCTAATTAAGCAAATTATTGCAAATTGTCGACAAGTCTTTAAGGGTTCTGTCAATTATGCATGGACTACAGTTCCTACTTACCCTAC TGGTGTAATTGGTTACATGCTTTGCTCTACGGAGGGACCAGAAGTTAATTTCAAGAATCCAGTGAACTCAATTGACAAACATATCAAATCCAAGGGACCTTTGAAGTTCTACAACTCTGAT ATTCATAAATCGGCTTTTATTTTGCCATCTTTTGCGAGGGATTTGATTGAGTCTTGA